In a single window of the Magnolia sinica isolate HGM2019 chromosome 7, MsV1, whole genome shotgun sequence genome:
- the LOC131250844 gene encoding nucleolar protein 56-like: protein MSWIPKSLGVAGLLTDELRNFLELNLPKEGEKPKFRLGVAEPKIGSQISELTKIPCQSNEFVLEILCGVRLHIERFVKDLKQADLEKAQLGLEHSYSRAKVKFNVNRVDNMVIQAIFLLDTLDKDINSFSMRVRFVGIQCIFFESII from the exons ATGTCATGGATTCCTAAATCTCTTGGAGTTGCAGGGCTTTTGACAGATGAATTGAGGAACTTTTTGGAGCTGAATCTTCCTAAGGAAGGAGAGAAGCCCAAGTTCCGTCTGGGTGTCGCAGAGCCAAAAATTGGGTCACAGATATCTGAATTAACCAAGATTCCTTGCCAAAGCAATGAGTTTGTCCTGGAAATCCTTTGTGGTGTACGCTTACATATCGAGAGGTTTGTCAAGGACCTTAAG CAAGCCGACTTAGAAAAGGCTCAACTGGGTTTGGAGCATAGTTACAGTCGAGCAAAGGTCAAGTTCAATGTTAATCGAGTTGACAATATGGTTATTCAGGCCATTTTCCTTCTTGATACTCTAGACAAAGATATCAATTCCTTCTCCATGAGAGTCAGGTTTGTTGGCATTCAATGTATATTTTTTGAAAGCATAATTTAG
- the LOC131250843 gene encoding uncharacterized protein LOC131250843 isoform X2 — translation MNDIAPNLSSLIGEVVGARLISHAGSLTNLAKCPASTLQILGAEKALFKALKTQGNTPKYGLIFHSSFIGRASARNEDMNATVFGEKLREQVEERLDFYDKGVAPRKNLDVMKAAIDSALNKDLQEKQDGEKTQMDTDYKPTQVSVKKSKKKKAKSEGVDGVPMAEDKLAETVDGDALDEHETKKKKKKEKRKPVDEPVPKISNGMNGLDYEQNGTAKNEEKELRVKRVMEVNYIPPVK, via the exons ATGAATGACATTGCACCGAATTTGTCTTCTTTGATTGGTGAAGTTGTTGGCGCCCGTTTGATTTCTCATGCTGGTAGTCTTACAAATCTAGCAAAGTGCCCCGCTTCTACTCTTCAGATCCTCGGTGCAGAAAAGGCACTTTTCAA GGCATTGAAAACCCAAGGGAACACGCCAAAATATGGCCTTATATTTCATTCTTCTTTTATCGGCCGAGCATCTGCACGGAACGAAG ATATGAATGCCACTGTTTTTGGGGAAAAGCTTCGTGAACAGGTGGAGGAGAGGCTGGACTTCTATGACAAGGGTGTTGCCCCACGGAAGAACTTGGATGTTATGAAAGCAGCTATTGATAGTGCATTAAACAAAGACTTGCAGGAGAAGCAAG ATGGAGAAAAGACCCAAATGGATACAGATTACAAACCCACACAAGTTTCAGTAAAGAAAAGTAAGAAAAAGAAGGCCAAAAGTGAGGGTGTGGATGGTGTTCCAATGGCAGAGGATAAACTAGCTGAGACTGTGGATGGAGATGCTCTTGATGAGCATgaaaccaagaagaagaagaagaaagagaagcgCAAGCCAGTGGATGAGCCAGTTCCCAAAATTTCCAATggcatgaatggcttggattatgAACAGAATGGGACTGCTAAAAACGAAGAAAAAGAATTAAGGGTGAAGAGGGTGATGGAAGTGAACTACATACCCCCagtgaaatga
- the LOC131250843 gene encoding uncharacterized protein LOC131250843 isoform X1, with product MNDIAPNLSSLIGEVVGARLISHAGSLTNLAKCPASTLQILGAEKALFKALKTQGNTPKYGLIFHSSFIGRASARNEGRLARHLANKCSIASRIDCFSDMNATVFGEKLREQVEERLDFYDKGVAPRKNLDVMKAAIDSALNKDLQEKQDGEKTQMDTDYKPTQVSVKKSKKKKAKSEGVDGVPMAEDKLAETVDGDALDEHETKKKKKKEKRKPVDEPVPKISNGMNGLDYEQNGTAKNEEKELRVKRVMEVNYIPPVK from the exons ATGAATGACATTGCACCGAATTTGTCTTCTTTGATTGGTGAAGTTGTTGGCGCCCGTTTGATTTCTCATGCTGGTAGTCTTACAAATCTAGCAAAGTGCCCCGCTTCTACTCTTCAGATCCTCGGTGCAGAAAAGGCACTTTTCAA GGCATTGAAAACCCAAGGGAACACGCCAAAATATGGCCTTATATTTCATTCTTCTTTTATCGGCCGAGCATCTGCACGGAACGAAGGTCGTTTAGCTCGTCACCTTGCAAACAAGTGTTCCATTGCATCCCGTATTGATTGTTTCTCAG ATATGAATGCCACTGTTTTTGGGGAAAAGCTTCGTGAACAGGTGGAGGAGAGGCTGGACTTCTATGACAAGGGTGTTGCCCCACGGAAGAACTTGGATGTTATGAAAGCAGCTATTGATAGTGCATTAAACAAAGACTTGCAGGAGAAGCAAG ATGGAGAAAAGACCCAAATGGATACAGATTACAAACCCACACAAGTTTCAGTAAAGAAAAGTAAGAAAAAGAAGGCCAAAAGTGAGGGTGTGGATGGTGTTCCAATGGCAGAGGATAAACTAGCTGAGACTGTGGATGGAGATGCTCTTGATGAGCATgaaaccaagaagaagaagaagaaagagaagcgCAAGCCAGTGGATGAGCCAGTTCCCAAAATTTCCAATggcatgaatggcttggattatgAACAGAATGGGACTGCTAAAAACGAAGAAAAAGAATTAAGGGTGAAGAGGGTGATGGAAGTGAACTACATACCCCCagtgaaatga